One window from the genome of Halostella litorea encodes:
- a CDS encoding 30S ribosomal protein S12, translating into MANGKYAGRKLKRDRQKRRWSDSEYARRERGLEEKSDPLEGAPQGRGIVLEKIGIEAKQPNSAIRKCVRVQLIKNGKQVTAFCPGDGAISFIDEHDEVTIAGIGGAKGRAMGDIGGVNYKVEKVNGVSLIELVRGNAEKPVR; encoded by the coding sequence ATGGCAAACGGCAAGTACGCCGGGCGAAAGCTCAAGCGGGACCGCCAGAAGCGCCGGTGGTCCGACTCGGAGTACGCCCGACGCGAGCGCGGGCTCGAGGAGAAGTCCGACCCCCTCGAGGGCGCGCCGCAGGGCCGCGGCATCGTCCTGGAGAAGATCGGCATCGAGGCGAAACAGCCCAACTCCGCGATCCGGAAGTGTGTCCGGGTCCAGCTCATCAAGAACGGGAAGCAGGTCACCGCGTTCTGTCCCGGTGACGGCGCGATCTCGTTCATCGACGAGCACGACGAGGTCACCATCGCCGGCATCGGCGGCGCGAAGGGTCGCGCGATGGGCGACATCGGTGGCGTGAACTACAAGGTCGAGAAAGTAAACGGCGTCTCGCTCATCGAACTGGTGCGCGGGAACGCGGAGAAGCCGGTGCGATAA
- a CDS encoding DUF5781 family protein, with the protein MDVRVQGPGPAAPFLGARDLFETEYDLARPVRVRVREDPDERTWTGHHDDHHTLNISRQAATSAMARELALHEYAHMRRHEAGHPSHTQSTEEALYLALAGKSVERRRLTHCYQIANHMKDIYADDITLSVGPPDKLVAFLESSLARALADAPGRPPGGVSLPADPAADPEITAVNAAFALAMVERHDLVGSDHRLYDLAAAAAEDAPGVDLDRFRRRFRSLADDPDTSEYRKALVDATRDYAAGGGSAAAD; encoded by the coding sequence ATGGACGTTCGCGTGCAGGGTCCGGGTCCCGCCGCGCCGTTTCTCGGCGCGCGGGACCTGTTCGAGACGGAGTACGACCTCGCCCGGCCGGTGCGCGTCCGCGTCCGCGAGGACCCGGACGAGCGGACCTGGACCGGCCACCACGACGACCACCACACCCTGAACATCTCCCGGCAGGCGGCGACGAGCGCGATGGCCCGCGAACTCGCGCTCCACGAGTACGCCCACATGCGCCGCCACGAGGCGGGCCACCCCTCCCACACCCAGTCGACGGAGGAGGCGCTGTACCTCGCGCTGGCGGGTAAGTCCGTCGAGCGCCGCCGCCTCACGCACTGCTACCAGATCGCCAACCACATGAAGGACATCTACGCCGACGACATCACGCTCTCCGTCGGCCCGCCGGACAAACTCGTCGCCTTCCTCGAATCGAGCCTGGCCCGCGCGCTCGCCGATGCGCCCGGGCGGCCGCCCGGCGGCGTGTCGCTCCCGGCCGACCCCGCGGCCGACCCTGAGATCACGGCGGTCAACGCCGCGTTCGCGCTTGCGATGGTCGAGCGCCACGACCTGGTCGGGTCGGACCACCGCCTGTACGACCTGGCCGCGGCCGCCGCCGAGGACGCGCCCGGCGTCGACCTCGACCGGTTCCGCCGCCGCTTCCGGTCGCTCGCCGACGACCCCGACACGAGCGAGTACCGGAAGGCGCTCGTCGACGCGACCCGCGACTACGCGGCCGGCGGCGGGTCGGCGGCCGCGGACTGA
- a CDS encoding HIT family protein: MNGDCEFCRVVHGESDVDLLYGDDRTAAFLDRNPAVRGHTLVVPKRHREELLVGDGSVGVWRTVQRVARALETVLDPEGFSTFHTSGPLVGNVEHAHVHLLPREADDTVHIALDRTPLGADAADRLTSQVRAEL, from the coding sequence ATGAACGGGGACTGCGAGTTCTGTCGCGTCGTCCACGGGGAGTCGGACGTGGACCTGCTGTACGGGGACGACCGGACGGCCGCGTTTCTCGACCGCAACCCGGCGGTGCGGGGCCACACGCTGGTGGTGCCGAAGCGACACCGGGAGGAACTGCTCGTCGGCGACGGCTCGGTCGGGGTATGGCGGACGGTCCAGCGGGTTGCACGCGCCCTGGAGACGGTGCTCGACCCCGAGGGGTTCAGCACGTTCCACACCTCCGGGCCGCTGGTCGGCAACGTCGAGCACGCCCACGTCCACCTCCTCCCGCGGGAGGCCGACGATACGGTCCACATCGCGCTGGACCGGACGCCGCTGGGGGCCGACGCCGCGGATCGGCTCACGTCGCAGGTGCGCGCCGAACTGTGA
- a CDS encoding PQQ-dependent sugar dehydrogenase: MDRRWSRRRFVAVAGAVGLAGCSSSDSSTTNTTNRTETTAEPEPPEYDLSVDHDAESWDRYDPEWESPSTSPLTGVGSEVLVENLEIPWDLSFTGNGEVFITERVGRIKSFADGEVQNVTEPVDAIDAGSVEPGEEEQTWWIEGGEGGTLGVAAHPEYPDPPVVYAYYTYQDGDERYNKVAYFDVSADDPSRHAGTLVDGIPADNIHNGGRITFGPANYLWVGAGDAGQKSLAGDPETLAGKILRLTPEGDPAPDNPDVGDPRVYTYGHRNPQGITFLPDATTVIDEHGPSAHDEVNHLVAGDDYGWPDVRTREKYEANEDVHPPLMNTPRSIAPSGSVFYTGDAVPEWSNRMIIGTLTGQRIHVVTLTPEGGELPPAEDGTRFDAGYFDDAYTATSHRTFENELGRIRHVEQGPNGELYAITCNRDGRSREGFPTEQDDVLVRFTPGGE, from the coding sequence ATGGACAGACGCTGGTCCCGTCGCCGTTTCGTCGCCGTCGCCGGAGCGGTCGGCCTGGCCGGATGTAGCTCGTCGGACTCCTCCACCACGAACACGACGAACCGGACCGAGACGACGGCGGAGCCGGAGCCGCCGGAGTACGACCTGTCGGTCGACCACGACGCCGAGTCGTGGGACCGGTACGACCCCGAGTGGGAGTCGCCCTCGACCTCCCCGCTGACCGGCGTGGGCTCGGAGGTGCTCGTCGAGAACCTCGAGATCCCGTGGGACCTCTCTTTCACCGGCAACGGGGAGGTGTTCATCACCGAGCGCGTCGGGCGGATCAAGTCCTTCGCCGACGGCGAGGTACAGAACGTCACCGAACCGGTCGACGCCATCGACGCCGGATCGGTCGAGCCGGGCGAGGAGGAACAGACCTGGTGGATCGAGGGCGGCGAGGGCGGTACCCTCGGCGTCGCCGCCCACCCCGAGTATCCGGACCCGCCGGTCGTCTACGCCTACTACACCTACCAGGACGGCGACGAGCGGTACAACAAGGTCGCCTACTTCGACGTGAGCGCGGACGACCCGAGCCGGCACGCCGGGACGCTCGTCGACGGCATCCCGGCCGACAACATCCACAACGGCGGCCGGATCACGTTCGGCCCGGCGAACTACCTCTGGGTCGGCGCGGGCGACGCGGGACAGAAGTCGCTGGCCGGCGACCCCGAGACGCTCGCCGGGAAGATCCTCCGCCTGACGCCCGAGGGCGACCCCGCGCCGGACAACCCGGACGTCGGCGACCCCCGGGTGTACACGTACGGCCACCGCAACCCGCAGGGCATCACGTTCCTCCCGGACGCGACCACCGTGATCGACGAGCACGGCCCGTCGGCCCACGACGAGGTGAACCACCTCGTGGCCGGCGACGACTACGGCTGGCCGGACGTGCGCACACGCGAGAAGTACGAGGCGAACGAGGACGTCCACCCGCCGCTGATGAACACCCCCCGTTCGATCGCGCCCAGCGGGTCGGTGTTCTACACGGGCGACGCGGTGCCGGAGTGGTCCAACCGCATGATAATCGGGACGCTGACCGGCCAGCGCATCCACGTCGTCACGCTCACGCCGGAGGGCGGGGAGCTCCCGCCCGCGGAGGACGGCACGCGCTTCGACGCCGGCTACTTCGACGACGCGTACACCGCCACCTCCCACCGGACGTTCGAGAACGAACTCGGCCGCATCCGCCACGTCGAACAGGGGCCGAACGGCGAGCTGTACGCGATCACCTGCAACCGCGACGGCCGGTCGCGGGAGGGGTTCCCGACCGAGCAGGACGACGTGCTCGTCCGCTTCACGCCCGGCGGCGAGTGA
- a CDS encoding NusA-like transcription termination signal-binding factor, with translation MPTRTLTDAARQYIAAFETETGATARDCVVQERDGDDRVVILVTAGEMAEAIGPGGQHVRRVEEAVGRDVKLVEDADTAEAFVANALSPAAVYNVTVSEDDETVAYAEVAEEDTGAAIGADGENIAVARTLAKRHYDIDDIQLA, from the coding sequence ATGCCGACCCGCACCCTGACCGACGCCGCCCGCCAGTACATCGCCGCCTTCGAGACGGAGACGGGGGCGACGGCGCGGGACTGCGTCGTCCAGGAGCGCGACGGCGACGACCGCGTCGTCATCCTCGTGACGGCCGGCGAGATGGCCGAGGCGATCGGCCCGGGCGGCCAGCACGTCCGGCGCGTCGAGGAGGCGGTCGGCAGGGACGTGAAGCTGGTCGAGGACGCCGACACCGCCGAGGCGTTCGTCGCCAACGCGCTGTCGCCCGCCGCCGTCTACAACGTGACGGTGAGCGAGGACGACGAGACGGTCGCCTACGCCGAGGTCGCCGAGGAGGACACCGGCGCGGCGATCGGCGCGGACGGCGAGAACATCGCGGTGGCGCGGACGCTGGCGAAGCGCCACTACGACATCGACGACATCCAACTGGCGTAG
- a CDS encoding 30S ribosomal protein S7: protein MAAEEDQPEPEEPAGTDEETVGAKLFGRWEVTGIEYADPSTERYITVTPVAHTMGRHASKQFQKSEISIVERLINRLMQTDENTGKKQQTLNIVRDAFEIIHERTDENPVQVLVTAVENAAPREETVRLKYGGISVPKAVDVAPQRRVDQALKFLAEGVYGASFKTPTDVEEALADQLLGAANYDVQTYAINQKEEKERVAAAAR from the coding sequence ATGGCGGCAGAAGAGGACCAGCCCGAGCCGGAGGAACCGGCGGGCACGGACGAGGAGACAGTCGGCGCGAAACTGTTCGGCCGCTGGGAGGTCACCGGCATCGAGTACGCCGACCCCTCCACCGAGCGGTACATCACGGTGACGCCGGTCGCCCACACGATGGGCCGCCACGCGTCCAAGCAGTTCCAGAAGTCCGAGATCTCGATCGTCGAGCGGCTCATCAACCGCCTGATGCAGACCGACGAGAACACGGGCAAGAAACAGCAGACGCTCAACATCGTCCGCGACGCGTTCGAGATCATCCACGAGCGGACCGACGAGAACCCCGTGCAGGTGCTCGTCACCGCCGTCGAGAACGCCGCGCCCCGGGAGGAGACCGTCCGCCTGAAGTACGGCGGGATCTCCGTCCCGAAGGCCGTCGACGTCGCGCCCCAGCGCCGCGTCGACCAGGCGCTGAAGTTCCTCGCTGAGGGCGTCTACGGCGCGTCGTTCAAGACGCCGACCGACGTCGAGGAAGCGCTGGCCGACCAGCTGCTCGGCGCGGCCAACTACGACGTCCAGACGTACGCCATCAACCAGAAAGAGGAGAAGGAGCGCGTCGCCGCCGCAGCGCGGTAA
- a CDS encoding MFS transporter — MRRYYAYQALSSAGFITPIFTLFMLARGLSYSEIATLSAVVAVLVTVGEIPTGYVGDRVGRRNSLVASAALLVSSLVGFVWARSFPAFVLLYALWAVGLTFASGSDSAWLYDTLAARGESGAFTRVRGRGQSVRRGASVVTMIAGGLLYAADPTAPFVAAAAVNALGIPVLLSMPRNEGYADGAGDRLTAAEAAGVVRRALTRPALRTFLLYVGLFFGVVSASNTYVQPVTVAVLEAHVAALGVPEEATLGVLYAGFTGVAGVASYHAGTVEDALGVRRAVLFVPVAVAAALVVPASLSAVALPAFFAMRAADALLRPMASGYLNDRVAGAGRATVLSAASMAYAVLRVPLILAGGVVADAAGPLTAVAGFGGTFLVAAALLGRFASPVVAGSPGGVAEGS, encoded by the coding sequence GTGCGAAGGTACTACGCCTACCAGGCGCTGTCGTCGGCGGGCTTTATCACCCCGATCTTCACGCTGTTCATGCTCGCCCGGGGGCTGTCCTACAGCGAGATAGCGACGCTGTCGGCGGTCGTCGCGGTGCTTGTGACGGTCGGCGAGATCCCGACCGGATACGTGGGCGATCGGGTCGGCCGCCGGAACAGCCTGGTCGCGAGCGCGGCCCTGCTGGTGTCGTCGCTGGTCGGGTTCGTGTGGGCGCGGTCGTTCCCCGCGTTCGTCCTCCTATACGCGCTGTGGGCGGTCGGGCTGACGTTCGCCTCGGGCAGCGACAGCGCGTGGCTGTACGACACGCTGGCGGCGCGCGGCGAGTCCGGCGCGTTCACGCGGGTCCGCGGACGGGGGCAGTCGGTCAGGCGCGGCGCGAGCGTCGTCACGATGATCGCCGGTGGGCTGCTGTACGCCGCCGACCCGACGGCCCCGTTCGTCGCGGCCGCGGCGGTGAACGCCCTCGGGATCCCGGTGTTGCTGTCGATGCCGCGAAACGAGGGGTACGCCGACGGGGCGGGCGACCGACTCACCGCCGCGGAGGCGGCCGGCGTGGTCCGGCGGGCGCTGACCCGGCCGGCGCTGCGCACGTTCCTCCTCTACGTCGGCCTCTTCTTCGGCGTCGTCTCGGCGTCGAACACGTACGTCCAGCCGGTGACCGTCGCCGTGCTGGAGGCTCACGTCGCCGCCCTCGGGGTCCCGGAGGAGGCGACGCTCGGCGTGCTGTACGCGGGCTTTACCGGCGTCGCCGGCGTCGCGAGCTACCACGCGGGGACGGTCGAGGACGCGCTGGGCGTCCGCCGCGCGGTGCTTTTCGTGCCGGTCGCCGTCGCCGCCGCGCTCGTCGTCCCGGCGTCGCTGTCGGCGGTCGCGCTCCCGGCGTTTTTCGCCATGCGGGCCGCCGACGCCCTGCTCCGGCCGATGGCGAGCGGCTACCTCAACGACCGCGTCGCGGGCGCGGGCCGGGCGACGGTGCTGTCGGCCGCGTCGATGGCGTACGCCGTCCTCCGGGTGCCGCTGATACTGGCCGGCGGGGTCGTCGCGGACGCCGCCGGGCCGCTGACCGCAGTCGCCGGGTTCGGCGGGACCTTCCTCGTCGCGGCGGCGCTGCTCGGGCGCTTCGCCTCGCCCGTCGTGGCGGGGTCGCCGGGCGGCGTCGCCGAGGGGTCGTGA
- the rpoA2 gene encoding DNA-directed RNA polymerase subunit A'': MTEITDDIEAVVEDTDLPKRLKEQVYSTVEERDGVTVEQADQIAKAVETRYLDTRVDPLDPVGTVSAQSIGEPGTQMTMNTFHYAGVAEIDVTQGLPRLIELVDARKTPDTPMMTVYLEDEFAADRERAHEVVWEIEATKILALGDISTNVADMRVQIDLNEDTLQERWPRVDSTEEIATEIAGIIEDSLGVDTIQQGTNVEFGPEEPSYRDLLQLVEELRDITFKGIEEVSRVVIRKEETDEGEEFILYTEGSAFGDVLSIEGVDASRTTCNNIHEIYRNLGVEAAREAIIEETMDTLEEQGLDDVNIRHLMLVADIMTNEGTIESIGRHGISGSKDSVLARAAFEVTVNHLLDAAIHGEVDDLNGVTENVIVGKPIKLGTGDVDLKMGSFSRQSEQAD; the protein is encoded by the coding sequence ATGACTGAGATAACCGACGACATCGAGGCCGTCGTGGAGGACACGGACCTCCCGAAGCGGCTGAAAGAGCAGGTGTACAGCACGGTCGAGGAGCGCGACGGCGTCACCGTCGAGCAGGCCGACCAGATCGCGAAGGCGGTCGAGACCCGCTACCTCGACACGCGCGTCGACCCGCTCGACCCCGTCGGCACCGTCTCCGCGCAGTCCATCGGGGAGCCCGGGACGCAGATGACGATGAACACGTTCCACTACGCGGGCGTCGCGGAGATCGACGTGACACAGGGCCTGCCGCGGCTCATCGAGCTGGTGGACGCCCGGAAGACGCCGGACACGCCGATGATGACGGTGTATCTGGAGGACGAGTTCGCGGCCGACCGCGAGCGCGCTCACGAGGTCGTCTGGGAGATCGAGGCGACGAAGATCCTCGCGCTGGGCGACATCTCGACGAACGTCGCGGACATGCGCGTCCAGATCGACCTCAACGAGGACACGCTCCAGGAGCGGTGGCCCCGGGTCGACAGCACCGAGGAGATCGCCACGGAGATCGCCGGCATCATCGAGGACTCGCTGGGGGTCGACACGATCCAGCAGGGGACGAACGTCGAGTTCGGCCCCGAGGAGCCCAGCTACCGCGACCTGCTCCAGCTCGTCGAGGAGCTGCGTGACATCACGTTCAAGGGGATAGAGGAGGTGTCCCGCGTCGTCATCCGCAAGGAGGAGACCGACGAGGGCGAGGAGTTCATCCTCTACACCGAGGGGTCGGCGTTCGGCGACGTGCTCTCCATCGAGGGCGTCGACGCCTCCCGGACCACCTGCAACAACATCCACGAGATCTACCGCAACCTCGGCGTCGAGGCCGCCCGCGAGGCGATCATCGAGGAGACGATGGATACGCTGGAGGAGCAGGGCCTGGACGACGTGAACATCCGGCACCTGATGCTGGTCGCCGACATCATGACCAACGAGGGGACCATCGAGTCCATCGGCCGCCACGGCATCTCCGGCTCGAAGGACTCCGTGCTGGCCCGGGCCGCGTTCGAGGTGACGGTCAACCACCTGCTCGACGCGGCGATCCACGGCGAGGTCGACGACCTCAACGGCGTCACCGAGAACGTCATCGTCGGCAAGCCGATCAAGCTCGGCACCGGCGACGTGGACCTGAAGATGGGCTCGTTCAGCCGCCAGTCCGAACAGGCCGACTGA
- a CDS encoding DNA-directed RNA polymerase subunit A' yields the protein MVRNHSPKEIGEISFGLMDPEEYRDMSATKIITADTYDDDGFPIDMGLMDPRLGVIDPGLECKTCGQHSGSCNGHFGHIELAAPVIHVGFTKLIRRLLRGTCRECSRLALTEDEKAEFRDQLQTTIDLGNDVNDVTKAAIRQARKKDRCPHCGEVQFDINHEKPTTYYEVQQVLSSEYPQKIAAAMQDEDAEDVPKNPGDLAAETGIDRSRVSEILSGEFRPRKEDRKAIEKALDLDLTEEDMNKLMPSDIRDWFEAIPDEDIEVLGINPERSRPEWMILTVLPVPPVTARPSITLDNGQRSEDDLTHKLVDIIRINQRFMENREAGAPQLIIEDLWELLQYHVTTFMDNEISGTPPARHRSGRPLKTLSQRLKGKEGRFRGSLSGKRVNFSARTVISPDPTLSLNEVGVPDRVATEMTQTMNVNERNLADARRYVANGPESHPGANYVRRPDGRRLKVTEKNCEELAEKVEAGWEVNRHMIDGDIIIFNRQPSLHRMSIMAHEVVVMPYKTFRLNTTVCPPYNADFDGDEMNMHALQNEEARAEARVLMRVQEQILSPRFGENIIGAIQDHISGTHLLTHTNPHFNETQALDLLRATRIDELPEPSGTEDDGTPYWTGRDIFSELLPDDLNLEFTSETGDTVVIQDGALTEGTIDEGGVGAFGGEVVDTIAKVYGKTRARQFINEVASLAMRSIMHFGFSIGIDDETVPQAAEERINETIADANDRVEELIETYENGDLESLPGRTVDETLEMKIMQTLGRARDNAGDIAEEHFDDDNPAVVMAESGARGSLLNLTQMAGCVGQQAVRGERINRGYEDRTLSHYKPDDLSADAHGFVQNSYTNGLTPREFFFHAMGGREGLVDTAVRTSKSGYLQRRLINALSELETQYDGTVRDTSDTIVQFEFGEDGTSPVKVSSGDENEIDVDKIADRVIEAEFDTDDALQEFLGEKRPSTNLSEHADSRRSDEVPPRSEPTAPAEPQVNDD from the coding sequence ATGGTCCGAAACCACTCACCCAAGGAGATCGGCGAAATCAGCTTCGGGCTGATGGACCCCGAGGAGTACCGCGACATGAGCGCCACGAAGATCATCACCGCCGACACCTACGACGACGACGGGTTCCCCATCGACATGGGGCTGATGGACCCGCGCCTCGGCGTGATAGACCCCGGGCTGGAGTGCAAGACCTGCGGCCAGCACTCCGGCTCCTGTAACGGCCACTTCGGCCACATCGAACTGGCCGCCCCGGTCATCCACGTGGGCTTCACGAAGCTCATCCGGCGGCTGCTGCGGGGCACCTGTCGGGAGTGCTCGCGGCTCGCGCTCACCGAGGACGAGAAGGCGGAGTTCCGCGACCAGCTCCAGACCACCATCGACCTGGGCAACGACGTCAACGACGTGACCAAGGCGGCGATCCGCCAGGCCCGCAAGAAGGACCGCTGTCCCCACTGCGGCGAGGTCCAGTTCGACATCAACCACGAGAAGCCGACCACGTACTACGAGGTCCAGCAGGTCCTCTCCAGCGAGTACCCACAGAAGATCGCCGCCGCGATGCAGGACGAGGACGCCGAGGACGTGCCGAAGAACCCCGGCGACCTCGCCGCTGAGACCGGCATCGACCGCTCGCGCGTCAGCGAGATCCTCTCGGGCGAGTTCCGCCCGCGCAAGGAGGACCGCAAGGCCATCGAGAAGGCCCTCGACCTCGACCTCACCGAGGAGGACATGAACAAGCTGATGCCCAGCGACATCCGGGACTGGTTCGAGGCGATTCCGGACGAGGACATCGAGGTGCTTGGCATCAACCCCGAGCGCTCGCGCCCCGAGTGGATGATCCTGACCGTGCTGCCGGTGCCGCCGGTGACGGCCCGTCCCTCGATCACGCTGGACAACGGCCAGCGCAGCGAGGACGACCTCACCCACAAGCTGGTCGACATCATCCGCATCAACCAGCGGTTCATGGAGAACCGCGAGGCCGGCGCGCCCCAGCTCATCATCGAGGACCTCTGGGAGCTGCTGCAGTACCACGTCACGACGTTCATGGACAACGAGATCAGCGGCACGCCGCCCGCCCGCCACCGGTCGGGCCGCCCGCTGAAGACGCTGTCCCAGCGCCTCAAGGGCAAGGAGGGCCGCTTCCGCGGCTCGCTGTCCGGGAAGCGCGTGAACTTCTCGGCCCGGACCGTCATCTCCCCCGACCCGACGCTGTCGCTGAACGAGGTCGGCGTCCCCGACCGCGTCGCGACGGAGATGACCCAGACGATGAACGTCAACGAGCGCAACCTCGCCGACGCCCGGCGCTACGTCGCCAACGGGCCGGAGAGCCACCCCGGCGCGAACTACGTGCGCCGGCCCGACGGCCGCCGCCTGAAGGTGACCGAGAAGAACTGCGAGGAACTGGCCGAGAAGGTCGAGGCCGGCTGGGAGGTGAACCGCCACATGATCGACGGCGACATCATCATCTTCAACCGCCAGCCGTCGCTCCACCGGATGTCGATCATGGCCCACGAGGTGGTCGTGATGCCGTACAAGACGTTCCGGCTGAACACGACCGTCTGCCCGCCGTACAACGCCGACTTCGACGGCGACGAGATGAACATGCACGCCCTCCAGAACGAGGAGGCCCGTGCGGAGGCCCGCGTCCTGATGCGCGTACAGGAGCAGATCCTCTCGCCGCGGTTCGGCGAGAACATCATCGGGGCGATTCAGGACCACATCTCCGGGACGCACCTGCTGACACACACCAACCCGCACTTCAACGAGACGCAGGCGCTCGACCTGCTGCGTGCGACCCGCATCGACGAACTGCCCGAGCCGTCCGGCACCGAGGACGACGGCACGCCGTACTGGACGGGTCGGGATATCTTCTCGGAGCTGCTCCCCGACGACCTGAACCTGGAGTTCACCAGCGAGACCGGCGACACGGTCGTCATCCAGGACGGCGCGCTCACCGAGGGGACCATCGACGAGGGCGGCGTCGGCGCGTTCGGCGGCGAGGTCGTCGACACCATCGCGAAGGTGTACGGCAAGACCCGCGCCCGCCAGTTCATCAACGAGGTCGCGTCGCTGGCGATGCGCTCGATCATGCACTTCGGCTTCTCGATAGGCATCGACGACGAGACGGTGCCCCAGGCCGCCGAGGAGCGCATCAACGAGACCATCGCCGACGCGAACGACCGCGTCGAGGAGCTGATCGAGACCTACGAGAACGGCGACCTCGAGTCGCTGCCGGGCCGCACCGTCGACGAGACGCTGGAGATGAAGATCATGCAGACGCTCGGCCGCGCCCGCGACAACGCGGGCGACATCGCCGAGGAGCACTTCGACGACGACAACCCGGCGGTCGTGATGGCCGAGTCCGGGGCCCGCGGGTCGCTGCTGAACCTCACCCAGATGGCCGGCTGCGTCGGCCAGCAGGCGGTCCGGGGCGAGCGCATCAACCGCGGCTACGAGGACCGCACCCTCAGCCACTACAAGCCCGACGACCTGTCGGCCGACGCCCACGGCTTCGTGCAGAACTCCTACACGAACGGCCTGACCCCGCGGGAGTTCTTCTTCCACGCGATGGGCGGCCGCGAGGGGCTGGTCGACACGGCGGTCCGGACGTCGAAGTCCGGTTACCTCCAGCGCCGGCTCATCAACGCGCTCTCGGAACTGGAGACGCAGTACGACGGCACCGTCCGGGACACCAGCGACACGATCGTCCAGTTCGAGTTCGGCGAGGACGGCACCAGCCCGGTGAAGGTGTCCTCCGGCGACGAGAACGAGATCGACGTCGACAAGATCGCCGACCGCGTCATCGAGGCCGAGTTCGACACCGACGACGCGCTCCAGGAGTTCCTCGGCGAGAAGCGCCCGTCGACGAACCTCTCGGAGCACGCCGACTCGCGGCGCTCCGACGAGGTCCCGCCGCGCAGCGAGCCGACCGCCCCCGCGGAACCCCAGGTGAACGATGACTGA
- a CDS encoding winged helix-turn-helix domain-containing protein, translating into MTDDAEDDGVVEHVSADDAFGLLGDDTRLGVLRALSDADGRLGFADLRAAVGVADSGQFNYHLDRLVGQFVARDEDGYRLTPAGRRVVGTVLAGQYTKAVESDPVPVDADCTHCGGPLAADFEGWHARVACDDCDRNVIRLEVPPGAFEEYPREEWPRVAERWTRNEFRSVVDGFCPNCHGPITSTLRRDPEDVLDVYPFGVHYACDRCDTSMFANVEAHVLFRPAVVAFHHERGIDVTETALWDLDWAVTPRAEAVSTDPLRVEVPVAVDGDELRVTVDADAAVVAERRG; encoded by the coding sequence ATGACGGACGACGCTGAAGACGACGGCGTGGTCGAGCACGTGTCGGCCGACGACGCCTTCGGCCTGCTCGGCGACGACACCCGCCTCGGCGTGCTCCGGGCGCTCTCCGACGCGGACGGCCGACTCGGCTTCGCCGACCTCCGCGCGGCGGTCGGCGTCGCCGACAGCGGGCAGTTCAACTACCACCTCGACCGGCTGGTCGGGCAGTTCGTCGCCAGGGACGAGGACGGCTACCGGCTGACCCCGGCTGGGCGACGGGTCGTCGGGACGGTCCTGGCGGGCCAGTACACGAAGGCGGTCGAGAGCGACCCCGTCCCGGTCGACGCCGACTGCACCCACTGTGGCGGCCCGCTCGCCGCCGACTTCGAGGGGTGGCACGCCCGGGTCGCCTGCGACGACTGCGACCGGAACGTGATCCGGCTCGAAGTGCCGCCCGGCGCGTTCGAGGAGTACCCCCGCGAGGAGTGGCCCCGCGTGGCGGAGCGCTGGACCCGCAACGAGTTCCGGTCGGTCGTCGACGGCTTCTGTCCCAACTGTCACGGGCCGATCACGAGCACGCTGCGCCGCGACCCGGAGGACGTCCTCGACGTCTACCCCTTCGGCGTGCACTACGCCTGTGACCGCTGCGACACGAGCATGTTCGCCAACGTGGAGGCCCACGTCCTGTTCCGCCCGGCGGTCGTCGCGTTCCACCACGAGCGGGGTATCGACGTGACCGAGACGGCGCTCTGGGACCTCGACTGGGCGGTCACGCCCCGCGCGGAGGCCGTCTCGACGGACCCGCTCCGCGTCGAGGTGCCGGTGGCGGTCGACGGCGACGAACTGCGGGTCACCGTCGACGCCGACGCCGCCGTCGTGGCCGAGCGCCGCGGGTGA